The Halopseudomonas sabulinigri genome window below encodes:
- a CDS encoding DUF5677 domain-containing protein, whose translation MQLLLRESLAVYSMIRDEIKNVLDHESACDKGYRNFALAQLHYYSERCQSLNVLLQEWKLWDSDIIMRAALECATRFIYVSSAREKDRPELIYEYSVALNEIADIQRSEKAKQFVDVNEDIDSLTLIGGVILSAEREEELRVRWPKSKRNPIKQKWSFTEIVRKLAEFSEPGLDLRGYKSLLHSYGLSSHLIHADQTAIDVVWDRAHREPAVKIAQERAHYARLATTQTTMLFLCWRALVYATGVDSRNRNVVEALVQMESKAEVYHEEFARTQDAFYEKHGTSNF comes from the coding sequence ATGCAACTATTACTTAGAGAGTCACTTGCTGTCTATTCAATGATCCGGGACGAGATAAAAAACGTTCTGGATCATGAGTCAGCCTGTGACAAAGGATACCGTAACTTCGCGTTAGCTCAACTTCACTATTATTCAGAGCGATGCCAATCACTGAATGTTTTGCTTCAGGAGTGGAAGCTTTGGGATTCCGATATCATAATGAGGGCCGCGCTTGAGTGCGCGACACGCTTCATTTACGTGAGCTCAGCGCGAGAAAAAGACCGGCCAGAATTAATCTATGAATACAGCGTGGCCCTAAATGAGATTGCGGATATTCAGAGATCTGAGAAAGCAAAGCAATTCGTAGATGTTAATGAAGATATCGACTCTCTAACATTGATTGGAGGGGTGATTTTATCGGCTGAACGAGAAGAAGAACTTCGGGTGCGTTGGCCAAAATCAAAGCGCAACCCCATAAAGCAAAAGTGGTCGTTTACGGAGATCGTTAGAAAACTCGCCGAGTTTAGCGAGCCGGGACTAGATCTCCGAGGTTATAAAAGCCTATTGCACAGTTATGGCCTAAGTAGTCATTTAATTCATGCAGATCAAACGGCAATTGACGTTGTTTGGGATAGGGCACACAGAGAACCGGCAGTCAAAATTGCACAGGAAAGAGCACATTATGCTCGTTTGGCTACTACTCAGACAACAATGCTTTTTCTTTGTTGGCGTGCGCTTGTCTATGCAACGGGAGTCGACTCGAGAAACCGAAACGTGGTTGAGGCCTTGGTGCAAATGGAAAGTAAGGCAGAGGTGTACCACGAAGAGTTTGCTCGCACTCAAGACGCGTTCTATGAAAAGCACGGCACTTCAAATTTCTAA
- a CDS encoding YidX family protein, with the protein MFENREYKENISSILVTSDGSKLVFFSDEYHYIFQAPQLLTDTFGASFYRSVQANFDQFYVSRSDTVTGSFDLIVPVSAPDGDRQAASAAGFACKRFGERELCRATVEMKGKRYAASGTLPVGRNHLLNKSYLVYVSADEGAGAKALLTPLTVAADGAILIGGVGLALVSVTGLSVVCAGEPNGCK; encoded by the coding sequence TTGTTTGAGAATCGTGAATACAAGGAGAATATCTCTTCGATCCTCGTGACCTCAGATGGCAGTAAATTGGTGTTTTTCAGCGATGAGTATCACTATATTTTCCAAGCGCCCCAATTACTTACCGACACCTTCGGCGCGTCGTTCTACCGATCAGTGCAGGCGAATTTCGATCAGTTCTACGTATCCCGCTCCGATACTGTGACAGGAAGCTTTGATCTCATTGTTCCTGTCTCTGCGCCTGATGGTGATAGACAGGCAGCATCTGCGGCTGGATTCGCATGCAAGCGCTTTGGTGAACGAGAGCTCTGCCGAGCTACAGTTGAGATGAAGGGTAAGCGGTACGCGGCCAGTGGGACTCTTCCTGTCGGCAGAAACCATTTGCTGAATAAAAGCTATCTTGTGTACGTATCAGCGGATGAAGGCGCTGGCGCCAAAGCCTTGCTCACGCCGCTTACCGTTGCGGCTGATGGAGCGATTCTGATTGGAGGAGTCGGGCTGGCCTTGGTCAGCGTAACGGGGTTGAGTGTGGTTTGTGCGGGCGAACCAAATGGATGCAAATAG
- the fhuB gene encoding Fe(3+)-hydroxamate ABC transporter permease FhuB, which yields MTSTALTAPSRSWLGALLLLGLLAALASLAQQLPAAQWFAALLQPDSHNLTQLRVHYSWLPRLCMALLCGGALALAGVLMQQVLRNPLASPTTLGVANGAQLALALATLYAPTLLVASEWIALAGGALATLLVFALARRRGLSPLTLILAGLVVSLLLGAVNVMLMLLQPQGLASLFIWSAGSLSQHNWDGVLFLLPRLALALALVCCLVRPLGLLELDDSGARSLGVSLDKLRVVALGLAVFVTACVVSAVGVIGFIGLAAPAIARLLGARTLRQRLRCAPLVGAAVLLLTDLAVQHFSGVFSELVPTGGVTALLGAPLLLWLIPRLRLPAGRPQLQAAPASPPLRRSGRVLGVLLLLALAGGVMALLLGQGPQGWGWAMDPQILQWRVPRILGAAGAGLMLGLAGSLLQRLTGNPMASPELMGISAGAALGLMALLFLWIGAPLWARLGMGFFGALITLLVIIGFARRHAYSPDRLLLVGIAISALFDAVKMLVLSLNDPRGQSVLSWLSGSTYFVELPTALVAVSCGTLLLLLCLPLARWLTLLPLGESTPRSLGVPMRGARLSIMLIAALLTAAATLLVGPLSFVGLMAPHMARVLGFQHARGQLLGSALIGALLMVLADWLGRNMLFPEQLPAGLLAALVGGVYLIWGLGRRR from the coding sequence ATGACTAGTACCGCACTGACCGCACCCTCGCGCAGCTGGCTCGGCGCCCTGCTGTTGCTCGGCCTGCTGGCGGCGCTGGCCAGCCTGGCGCAGCAACTGCCGGCGGCCCAGTGGTTCGCCGCCCTGCTGCAGCCCGATAGTCATAACTTGACGCAGCTGCGCGTGCACTACAGCTGGTTGCCACGCCTGTGCATGGCGCTCTTGTGTGGTGGCGCTCTTGCGCTGGCGGGTGTGCTGATGCAACAGGTGCTGCGCAACCCGCTGGCCTCGCCAACCACCCTCGGGGTGGCCAACGGCGCGCAGTTGGCACTGGCGCTGGCAACGCTCTACGCGCCCACCCTGCTGGTAGCCAGTGAATGGATTGCGCTGGCCGGCGGAGCCCTGGCCACCTTGCTGGTCTTCGCCCTGGCGCGGCGCCGTGGCCTCTCACCGCTGACGCTGATTCTCGCTGGCCTGGTGGTCAGTCTGCTGCTAGGTGCGGTCAACGTGATGCTGATGCTGTTGCAGCCGCAGGGGCTGGCTTCGCTGTTTATCTGGAGCGCCGGCTCGCTGAGCCAGCACAACTGGGATGGCGTACTCTTTCTGCTGCCGCGGTTGGCGCTGGCACTGGCGCTGGTGTGCTGCCTGGTGCGCCCGCTCGGCCTGCTGGAGCTGGACGACAGCGGCGCGCGCAGCCTGGGTGTTTCGCTCGACAAGCTGCGGGTAGTCGCGCTCGGGCTGGCGGTTTTTGTCACCGCCTGTGTGGTCAGCGCGGTGGGGGTGATCGGTTTTATCGGCTTGGCGGCGCCGGCGATTGCCCGTTTGCTGGGTGCCCGCACCCTGCGGCAGCGCCTGCGCTGCGCGCCGCTGGTGGGCGCCGCAGTGCTGCTGCTCACCGATCTGGCGGTGCAGCATTTCTCCGGTGTCTTCAGCGAGCTGGTGCCCACTGGCGGGGTTACCGCCTTGCTCGGCGCGCCGCTGCTGCTCTGGCTCATCCCGCGTCTGCGCTTACCCGCCGGGCGGCCGCAGCTGCAAGCGGCGCCGGCATCGCCGCCGCTGCGGCGCTCGGGCAGGGTGCTGGGAGTGCTGCTGCTGCTGGCCCTTGCCGGCGGGGTGATGGCGCTGTTGCTGGGGCAAGGGCCGCAAGGTTGGGGCTGGGCGATGGACCCGCAAATATTACAGTGGCGGGTGCCGCGCATCCTCGGCGCAGCAGGCGCGGGTTTGATGCTGGGGCTGGCCGGCAGTTTACTGCAACGCCTGACCGGCAACCCCATGGCCAGCCCCGAGCTGATGGGCATCAGCGCCGGCGCCGCGTTAGGCCTGATGGCCCTGCTGTTTTTGTGGATAGGTGCACCGTTGTGGGCGCGGCTGGGCATGGGCTTTTTCGGTGCCCTGATCACCCTGCTGGTGATCATCGGTTTTGCTCGCCGCCACGCCTATTCACCCGACCGTCTGCTGCTGGTGGGCATCGCCATCAGCGCCCTGTTTGATGCGGTGAAGATGCTGGTGCTGTCGCTGAATGATCCGCGCGGCCAGAGCGTGCTCAGCTGGCTGTCCGGCTCCACCTACTTTGTCGAGCTGCCCACGGCACTGGTCGCGGTGAGCTGCGGCACACTGTTGCTGCTGCTGTGCCTGCCATTGGCGCGCTGGCTGACGCTGCTGCCACTGGGGGAAAGCACGCCGCGCAGCCTGGGTGTGCCGATGCGCGGGGCGCGTCTGAGCATCATGTTGATTGCCGCCCTGCTTACTGCCGCCGCCACCCTGCTGGTCGGCCCGCTCAGTTTTGTTGGCCTGATGGCGCCACACATGGCGCGCGTGCTGGGCTTTCAGCATGCCCGTGGGCAACTGCTCGGCTCTGCGCTGATCGGCGCGCTGCTGATGGTGCTGGCCGACTGGCTGGGCCGCAATATGCTGTTCCCTGAGCAGCTGCCCGCTGGTCTGCTCGCGGCGCTGGTGGGTGGGGTTTATCTGATTTGGGGGTTGGGGCGCAGGCGCTGA
- a CDS encoding LysR family transcriptional regulator codes for MKIQRIDDLAVFLHTVEAGSFSAAARQLNLAPAVASASIKRLEEQLGARLFERTTRRLRLSEAGERYLPHARAAFQALRDAEQALEADATTLTGTLRLTLPSNLARSHLLDWLENYLARQPGIRMELQVSDRVADLYQQPIDLAVRYGQPEDSSFVALPLAPDNRRVLCASPEYLQRHGAPATVANLRQHNCLCFRLGEAVHDRWRFAAPEPISLRVHGDRVSDDGDTVRRWALRGQGIAYKSYLDIAQHLTSGELVRLLPEVTGEPSPLMLLVINRRRLNPALRQLAGEMAAFCQGL; via the coding sequence ATGAAAATACAACGGATCGACGACCTGGCGGTGTTTCTGCACACCGTGGAGGCCGGCAGCTTTTCCGCCGCCGCACGCCAGCTGAACCTGGCCCCGGCGGTGGCCAGCGCCAGTATCAAGCGGCTGGAGGAGCAACTCGGCGCCCGGTTGTTTGAGCGTACTACCCGACGCCTGCGCCTGAGCGAAGCCGGCGAGCGCTATCTGCCGCACGCCCGCGCGGCCTTTCAGGCGCTGCGTGACGCCGAGCAGGCACTGGAGGCCGACGCCACCACGCTCACCGGCACCCTGCGTCTGACCCTGCCGTCCAACCTGGCGCGCAGCCACCTGCTCGACTGGCTGGAAAACTATCTGGCCCGGCAGCCGGGCATTCGGATGGAGCTGCAGGTCAGCGATCGCGTGGCCGATCTGTACCAGCAGCCGATCGATCTGGCCGTGCGTTACGGCCAACCGGAGGATTCCAGCTTCGTTGCCCTCCCCCTGGCACCCGACAACCGCCGCGTGCTCTGCGCCTCGCCCGAGTATCTCCAGCGGCACGGCGCGCCAGCGACGGTGGCCAACCTGCGGCAGCACAACTGTCTGTGCTTTCGCCTGGGCGAGGCGGTTCACGACCGTTGGCGCTTTGCCGCGCCCGAGCCGATCAGCCTGCGTGTGCACGGTGACCGGGTGAGTGACGATGGCGATACCGTGCGCCGCTGGGCGCTGCGCGGGCAGGGCATTGCCTACAAGTCGTATCTGGATATCGCCCAGCATCTGACCAGCGGTGAACTGGTGCGGCTGCTGCCAGAGGTGACCGGCGAGCCATCACCCTTGATGTTGCTGGTAATCAATCGGCGGCGGCTGAATCCGGCGCTGCGGCAGCTGGCGGGGGAGATGGCAGCGTTTTGTCAGGGGTTATAA
- a CDS encoding isovaleryl-CoA dehydrogenase: MHYPSFNFGLGETIDMLREQTRNLVDAELAPRAAEIDRENQFPQDMWRRFGDMGLLGITVPEECGGSGLGYLAHVVAMEEISRGSASVGLSYGAHSNLCVNQINRNGTPEQKAQYLPRLISGEHIGALAMSEPNAGSDVVSMKLRAERRGDHFVLNGSKMWITNGPDAHVYVIYAKTEPERGPHGITAFIVERDWAGFSRSPKLDKLGMRGSNTCELVFNNVEVPVENILGQVNGGVKVLMSGLDYERVVLSGGPTGIMQSCMDVVVPYIHDRQQFGQSIGEFQLIQGKVADMYTQLNASRAYLYTVAQACDRGETTRKDAAGVILYTAERATQMALDAIQILGGNGYINDYPTGRLLRDAKLYEIGAGTSEIRRMLIGRELFNETR; the protein is encoded by the coding sequence ATGCATTATCCGTCGTTCAATTTCGGTCTTGGCGAGACCATCGACATGCTGCGCGAGCAGACCCGCAACCTGGTTGATGCCGAGCTGGCGCCGCGTGCCGCCGAGATCGACCGGGAGAATCAGTTTCCGCAGGATATGTGGCGGCGCTTTGGCGACATGGGGCTGCTGGGCATTACCGTGCCTGAGGAGTGTGGCGGCTCGGGGCTGGGGTATCTGGCGCATGTGGTGGCGATGGAGGAGATCAGCCGTGGGTCGGCCTCGGTGGGCTTGTCCTACGGGGCGCACTCGAACCTGTGCGTGAACCAGATCAACCGCAACGGCACGCCGGAGCAGAAGGCGCAGTACCTGCCCAGGCTGATCAGCGGTGAGCATATCGGGGCGTTGGCGATGAGTGAGCCGAACGCCGGTTCCGATGTGGTCAGCATGAAGCTGCGGGCCGAGCGCCGGGGCGATCACTTCGTGCTCAATGGCAGCAAGATGTGGATTACTAACGGCCCGGACGCGCACGTTTACGTCATTTACGCCAAGACCGAACCGGAGCGTGGCCCCCACGGCATCACCGCCTTTATCGTCGAGCGCGATTGGGCCGGTTTCTCCCGCAGCCCCAAGCTGGACAAGCTCGGCATGCGCGGCTCGAACACCTGTGAGCTGGTGTTCAACAACGTCGAGGTGCCGGTTGAGAACATCCTCGGACAGGTCAACGGCGGCGTGAAGGTGTTGATGAGCGGCCTGGATTACGAGCGCGTGGTGCTCTCCGGTGGCCCGACCGGGATCATGCAGAGCTGCATGGACGTGGTGGTGCCCTATATCCACGACCGTCAGCAGTTCGGCCAGAGCATTGGCGAGTTCCAGCTGATCCAGGGCAAGGTCGCCGACATGTACACCCAGCTGAACGCCAGCCGCGCCTACCTCTACACAGTGGCGCAGGCCTGCGACCGTGGCGAGACCACGCGCAAGGACGCCGCCGGGGTAATTCTCTACACCGCCGAGCGTGCGACGCAGATGGCGCTGGACGCGATCCAGATTCTCGGCGGCAACGGTTACATCAACGATTACCCCACCGGCCGCCTGCTGCGCGACGCCAAGCTGTACGAGATCGGTGCCGGCACCAGCGAGATTCGACGCATGCTGATCGGCCGGGAGCTGTTCAATGAAACCCGCTGA
- a CDS encoding zinc-binding alcohol dehydrogenase family protein: MKAVAYTQAGSLERADALIDIELPQPAPGPQDLLVKVAAISVNPVDTKIRSKRPATVDDPQVIGWDAVGEVVAVGAAVQGFAAGDRVFYAGALDRPGSNAEYQLVDARIVGHAPASLSDAEAAALPLTAITAWELLFDRLGVAESGGAGQTLLVTGAAGGVGSILVQLARQLTELTVVGTAARAESAEWAKELGAHHVIDHSQPMLAQLQALGIDSVELIASLTHSKDHYAQYIECIAPQGKLGVIDDFDSIDITQLKSKSASFHWEFMFARSLHQTADMAEQGVLLNRVAELLDASALRTTLGEHYGVINAANLMRAHALLESGKARGKLVLEGF; encoded by the coding sequence ATGAAAGCCGTTGCCTACACCCAAGCCGGTTCACTCGAACGCGCCGATGCACTGATCGACATCGAGCTGCCGCAACCCGCCCCCGGCCCGCAGGACCTGCTGGTCAAGGTCGCCGCCATTTCGGTTAACCCGGTGGACACCAAAATCCGCAGCAAGCGCCCGGCCACGGTCGATGACCCGCAGGTGATCGGTTGGGATGCGGTGGGCGAGGTGGTGGCCGTTGGTGCTGCCGTGCAGGGCTTTGCCGCGGGTGATCGGGTGTTCTACGCCGGTGCACTCGACCGCCCCGGCAGCAACGCCGAGTATCAGTTGGTGGATGCCCGCATCGTTGGCCATGCCCCTGCTTCGCTGAGCGATGCTGAAGCGGCCGCGCTGCCGCTTACCGCCATCACCGCCTGGGAGCTACTGTTTGACCGTCTTGGCGTGGCCGAGAGTGGTGGTGCCGGGCAGACCTTGTTGGTCACCGGTGCCGCTGGTGGTGTGGGATCGATTCTGGTTCAGCTGGCCCGCCAGCTCACCGAGTTGACCGTGGTCGGTACCGCCGCGCGGGCCGAGAGCGCCGAGTGGGCCAAAGAGCTGGGCGCGCATCACGTGATCGATCACAGCCAGCCGATGCTGGCGCAGCTGCAGGCGCTGGGCATCGACAGCGTCGAGCTGATCGCCTCGCTGACCCACAGCAAGGATCACTACGCGCAGTACATCGAATGCATCGCGCCGCAGGGCAAGCTGGGTGTGATTGATGACTTCGACAGCATTGATATTACCCAGCTGAAGAGCAAGTCGGCCTCTTTCCACTGGGAGTTCATGTTTGCCCGCAGCCTGCATCAGACCGCCGATATGGCCGAACAGGGCGTACTGCTCAACCGGGTGGCCGAGCTGCTCGACGCCAGTGCCTTGCGCACGACCTTGGGTGAGCATTATGGGGTGATCAATGCGGCCAATTTGATGCGGGCGCATGCCTTGCTGGAGAGCGGCAAGGCGCGGGGCAAGTTGGTGCTTGAGGGGTTCTGA
- a CDS encoding DMT family transporter, translating to MLFKQLNWAAIGPTVLFVLLWSAGAIFSKWGLEHASAFAFLLLRFALACVALGLLALTRRRWLPQPGSFRQVALVGVLMTGGYTIFYLLSLDAGLTPGVLATVLGVQPILTLMLVERRANLLRLLGLLLALGGLTLVVLDSLLAARFSLLGIGLSLAALLCITVGSIFQKGIQQSPMDVLPLQYAVGLLMCALVAPFQPFEVEWSVGFVVPLLYMGVLISVGATLLLYRLIRMGNLVNVTSLFYLMPGCTALLDYLFLGNRMAIGSLVGMGLIVVGLVLVFRQRA from the coding sequence ATGCTATTCAAACAACTGAACTGGGCCGCTATCGGCCCGACCGTGCTCTTTGTCTTGCTCTGGAGTGCGGGTGCAATCTTCTCCAAATGGGGGCTGGAACACGCCTCGGCCTTTGCCTTTTTGCTGCTGCGTTTTGCCCTGGCTTGCGTTGCTCTGGGGCTGCTGGCGCTTACTCGCCGCCGCTGGTTACCGCAGCCGGGCAGCTTCCGCCAGGTAGCGCTGGTGGGGGTGCTGATGACCGGCGGTTACACCATCTTCTACCTGCTCTCGCTGGACGCCGGGCTCACACCCGGGGTGCTGGCAACGGTATTGGGCGTGCAGCCGATCCTTACCCTGATGCTGGTCGAACGCCGCGCCAACCTGCTGCGGCTCTTGGGCCTGCTGCTGGCGCTCGGAGGTCTGACGCTGGTGGTGCTCGACAGTCTGCTGGCGGCGCGCTTCTCGCTGCTGGGCATTGGTCTGTCGTTGGCGGCGCTGTTGTGCATTACGGTGGGCTCCATCTTTCAGAAGGGTATTCAGCAGTCGCCAATGGATGTGTTGCCGTTGCAATACGCCGTGGGTTTGCTGATGTGCGCTCTGGTTGCGCCCTTTCAGCCGTTCGAGGTTGAGTGGTCTGTTGGCTTTGTTGTGCCGCTGCTTTACATGGGCGTGTTGATTTCGGTGGGTGCGACGCTGCTTTTGTATCGGCTGATTCGGATGGGCAACTTGGTGAATGTCACCAGTTTGTTTTATCTGATGCCGGGGTGTACGGCGTTATTGGATTATCTGTTTTTGGGTAATCGGATGGCGATTGGGAGTTTGGTTGGGATGGGGTTGATTGTGGTGGGGTTGGTTTTGGTGTTTCGGCAGCGGGCGTGA
- a CDS encoding MerR family transcriptional regulator yields the protein MTQTYSISDLARELDITTRAIRFYEEQNMLSPERRGLERVYSAKDKVTLKLILRGKRIGFSLAECKELIELYDPGHGNRKQLETFMQKIAERRTQLAQQLLDIEQMQIELDTAEERCRSALAQTL from the coding sequence ATGACCCAGACCTACAGCATTTCCGACCTCGCCCGTGAGCTGGATATCACCACGCGGGCGATTCGTTTTTATGAGGAGCAGAACATGCTCAGCCCGGAACGGCGTGGGCTGGAGCGGGTTTATAGCGCCAAGGACAAGGTGACGCTGAAGCTGATTCTGCGTGGCAAGCGCATTGGCTTTTCGCTGGCGGAGTGCAAGGAGTTGATCGAGCTGTACGACCCCGGTCATGGCAACCGCAAGCAGCTGGAAACCTTTATGCAGAAGATTGCTGAGCGGCGTACGCAGCTGGCGCAGCAGTTGCTCGATATTGAACAGATGCAGATTGAACTGGATACCGCCGAGGAGCGGTGCCGCTCGGCGTTGGCGCAGACGCTCTGA